The genomic interval ATATTTCATCATGTTCAAATCTACCAAGTCGATATTGACTTGCGCTGCATTACTGGCGAAGTTGCGTTGAGTTTCTCCGCCCATTGCGCCAATATTCGCCACTACATCAGTAATATCATCTTTTTGAGGCATGCTATCGATAAACTCTTCTATTTGCCTTACTATTGCTCCAGTTTCTTCTATTGTAGAACCAACGGGCGTTTGAACCTGCAATCGGATTGTTTGAGAGGGAGTACTGGCAAAGAATTCAAACTGAATGGCACCAGAGACCAGAATTATCAGAGAAACACCGAGCAAAGCCACTGTACCCCAGATAGTTATCTGCCTGTGTTTGAGTGCCATACTCACACCTTTTTGATAATAAGCAATTAATGGTCTAATCATCTTTGTGCTGCGATCTTCCCGGCGTGGCTCTTTGCGGGCGAATTGGAAAACATTGTTAGGAAGTACTACCATGCTTTGAATCCAGCTTCCCAATAATGAGAGTGACACTACTATGGGAAATACACCTAAGAACTGACCCATTACTCCTTCCAGTAACAGAAGCGGTAGAAACGCAGCCAGAGTGGTTAATGTAGAAGAAAATACCGGCCAGATCACCTGATCTACGCCCAGAATGATGGAATCCTTATGGCAATAACCTTCTTCTCGATAGCGATGGATATTTTCCAGTACGACAATAGAGTTGTCCACTACCATGCCCACCACAATAATGAAACCAAATATCGTGAGATTATTTAAGGTAATATCGAAGTAAGGGATAACTACAAAAGCAATTAAGATAGAAAGAGGAATACCGAAAGATGCAAGCAACGCATTTCGCCAACCCAAAAAGATAAACAGCGCAAAAAATACTAACATTATACCAATAAAAGCGCTTTTCCCTAATGCATTTATGCCATTTTTCACATCTAAAGAGCCATCGTTTCTCAAGCTAATCTCCACTCCCGGATAGCTCTTTTGAAACTCTGCAATGTATTCCTTTACATCTGCAATTATAGATATTATATTACCACTTCCTTTTTTATATAGAAAGATAGAAACAGATTCGGAACCATTAAGCCTGGCTTGGGATACAGGCTTTTCTAAAGTATCTCTTACAGTTGCTATGTCGCGTATCTTGATTGATCTACCGCTGGAATCGGAAATAATCATTAGTTCGTTGAGTTCTTCCAACTCGTTGAATTCTCCTAAAGTGCGAACCAAAAACTCCAACTTGCCAAATCTGGCTAAACCTCCAGGCATATTAAGGTTTCGAGCCCCTATTGCTGAAGAAACATCGTTGAGGCTAAGCCCATAAGCATCCAAGCGGGTTTGATCTACATCTATCCAGATTTGCCGCTCTCGGGAACCGATGGTTTCCACCTTAGAAATATCCGTAATCTCTAAAAGCCCGTCCTCCAACCGTTCTGCTACTTCGCGCATAGCCATAGGGGACATGTTGTTGCCGCTAATTGCAACTTGAGCTATGGGATTCACTTCTCGCATACTCAGACGAATAATCACTGGGGCAAGAGCATCAGAAGGGAGGTCCGTTACTTTAGCAACTTCTCTGCTCACACGATCAAAAGCCTCATCTGGACCCACTGAGGAATTGAATACTACTTGAATTGTGGCGCGCCCTTCTTGAGCAGTAGCGCCAATATAGTCCAGATCATCTAAATCGTTTAATTCCACTTCAAGTTTGTGCACCACCAGTTGCTCCATTTCTGCTGGCGAAACTCCAGGATACATCACAACTACCAAAGTAGTGCCAAAATCTACAGCAGGGAATTCTTCTCGAGGTAAGCTGACCATGGATATTAACCCAAAAATGAGTATTGCCAAAGTAAGCATGTTTACCAATATCGAATACTTTAGAGCGGTTTTTGCAACAGATATCATAGTTATGCCTTAATCCCTAATTCTCACTACCGAACCATCTTCCAGGTTTTCGCCGCCAGACACAACAATTTGTTCTCCAGCTTCTACCCCCGAAACAATTTCTACAAACTCAGAAATACTCCTACCTAACTGAACATCTCGCTGATTGGCTACAGTCTTTTCTTGATTCTTGGATACCACATATACATAGTTGCGATCAAATTCTTTAACAACATTGGTGATGGAAGTATATAACATATCTTTGTAGGTATTAGTTTTAATTTTTGCCGAAACCACCATACCTGGCAGCAACCCCTTTATACCATGCATAGTTAGCTCTACGGGGTAATTTGCACTTGTTGCCAATGGACGAATACCAAATCCTTGTACTTTTGCCGGATAGGTTTTACCAGTATGACTTACTACTGCATTTTGTCCCACCTTAATTCTGGAAATCTGGCTTTCCCCAACTCCGGTTTTGAGGATAAGAGTGCTTCCGTCGGTAATAGAAGCTACAGGTGCACCCATATTAATGAATTGTCCCAACGAAACGTTTAGTTGCGATATACGTCCACTTTCCGGCGCCATCAAATAAGAGTTGTTATATGCTATCCGGGCAGATTCGAGGGAAGCTTTGGCACCGTCAAATAATGCTTTAGCAGCTTTAAATGCAGCATTTGCCGTATTATACTCCGCTTGCGAAATCAATTCTCTTTCTTTTGCAGATACCGCATAATCCAAATTATTCTGAGCGTTTTCCAAGCTGGACTCAGCAGAAGTAAATGATGCTTCTGCTTGCTCTAAGCGTATTTTTAAAACTTCGTTTTCAAGCTTGCCGATACGGTCACCCTTGTTTACATAGTCTCCAAGTTTTTTATAAAGCTCAAGAATCTTACCCGAACTCTCGGCACTCATAACGATATCCGTGATACCCTCCAATCTGCCGGAAACATTCACGTATTCATCAATGTTGCGTAATGATAACTCTTCAACCATTACCACCTGGCTACCATCGCTGCGAGCCCCTCGCACTGGCGCATTATTATCTTCTTTGCCACAAGCACTTATCAGCACTATTAGCACCGATGAAATTATTCCTAGTTTGTTCAAAAGTCCTCCCGGTTCATCGATCCAAAATATCAGTCAGAATAGCAGCATCTTCTTTGCCAATAGTGTTAAGCAAAGTAAGGCGTGCCTTAAAAAATTCGTAATAGGCATTGGCATAAGCCATGTTAGCAGCCGATAGCATAAGTTCTGCATCCATCAAATCTACCGTAGATACCATATTCAACCGAAATCGCTCGCTTATTTGAGCATACATATCCTCAGTAATATCCAGTGAAAGCTTTGCATTTTTTACCTGCCTTGCGCTGCTTACAAGTTTAAGGGCAGCAGAATCGGTCGCCAGCAATATTCCATCTGTAGCATCCTTGGCAGCCATGGCGGTTTTTTGAGCTTCATAATAAGCTTTGCGAGAAGCTGCTAGATTACCTATCTGCGGTAAAAGCGGCACAGAAAGATTTAACATTATCTGATTTGAGGCATCAAATTCATAGCGATCTATGCCATTTTCATCGTAGGAACGGCTGCCCACCAAAGTTAGTGTAGGCAAAAAGCTTCCCTTACTTGCCTTATAGGCTCGCTGTGAAAGCTCCACCCCACCTTGAATTTGCTTTAAATTTAGGTTTTCAGTAATGCCAATTGTTTTTAAGCTATGCGAAAACCTTTCAAGCTTCTGTTCATCAAAATCGGCAAACGGCA from Candidatus Cloacimonadota bacterium carries:
- a CDS encoding efflux RND transporter permease subunit — its product is MISVAKTALKYSILVNMLTLAILIFGLISMVSLPREEFPAVDFGTTLVVVMYPGVSPAEMEQLVVHKLEVELNDLDDLDYIGATAQEGRATIQVVFNSSVGPDEAFDRVSREVAKVTDLPSDALAPVIIRLSMREVNPIAQVAISGNNMSPMAMREVAERLEDGLLEITDISKVETIGSRERQIWIDVDQTRLDAYGLSLNDVSSAIGARNLNMPGGLARFGKLEFLVRTLGEFNELEELNELMIISDSSGRSIKIRDIATVRDTLEKPVSQARLNGSESVSIFLYKKGSGNIISIIADVKEYIAEFQKSYPGVEISLRNDGSLDVKNGINALGKSAFIGIMLVFFALFIFLGWRNALLASFGIPLSILIAFVVIPYFDITLNNLTIFGFIIVVGMVVDNSIVVLENIHRYREEGYCHKDSIILGVDQVIWPVFSSTLTTLAAFLPLLLLEGVMGQFLGVFPIVVSLSLLGSWIQSMVVLPNNVFQFARKEPRREDRSTKMIRPLIAYYQKGVSMALKHRQITIWGTVALLGVSLIILVSGAIQFEFFASTPSQTIRLQVQTPVGSTIEETGAIVRQIEEFIDSMPQKDDITDVVANIGAMGGETQRNFASNAAQVNIDLVDLNMMKYQQEEIQNEIRAFCEGLPGLYSYRFSQGRSGPPVGNDVDIRIKGPSLERLAYISDIIKGYLRDIPGVTDIDDNYDAGKKEVRIKPHHDRLAIYGLSVAQIAGTIRTASTGAEISQYRGEGVEEYPIILKMQDIYTQDIENLKDLRIRTRTGDLIAIRELAEFETASSISRIEHRDGDRLLSITASVSTYQESGKTKKRSPSEVQNILAGGRFDSNGGLLADFSQRFPGYTYEFGGVQEEQRKSYASLGRLFILALLLIYTILASQFRSYVQPIVVMMTIPFAFIGVILGLLVTGLPFSLNTLISVVALAGVVVNNAIILIDFINQEREKGVDRWHAIIQSGSVRLRPIILTTTTTVAGMLPLVFSSDPSSQAWRPLAVSFTFGLLFASLLTLFIIPVIYSIVDSFFGKLGLTRFKEHKKFTEVMECKTTDD
- a CDS encoding efflux RND transporter periplasmic adaptor subunit; amino-acid sequence: MNKLGIISSVLIVLISACGKEDNNAPVRGARSDGSQVVMVEELSLRNIDEYVNVSGRLEGITDIVMSAESSGKILELYKKLGDYVNKGDRIGKLENEVLKIRLEQAEASFTSAESSLENAQNNLDYAVSAKERELISQAEYNTANAAFKAAKALFDGAKASLESARIAYNNSYLMAPESGRISQLNVSLGQFINMGAPVASITDGSTLILKTGVGESQISRIKVGQNAVVSHTGKTYPAKVQGFGIRPLATSANYPVELTMHGIKGLLPGMVVSAKIKTNTYKDMLYTSITNVVKEFDRNYVYVVSKNQEKTVANQRDVQLGRSISEFVEIVSGVEAGEQIVVSGGENLEDGSVVRIRD